One Triticum dicoccoides isolate Atlit2015 ecotype Zavitan chromosome 5B, WEW_v2.0, whole genome shotgun sequence genomic window carries:
- the LOC119309993 gene encoding auxin-responsive protein SAUR36-like produces the protein MAGAKRLAQLAKKWQRVEALGRKRLTVSAKEDQGCCSSVPAKGHCVMYTADGRRFEVPLVYLSTTVFGELLRMSQEEFGFANEGKITLPCDAAVMEYVMCLLRRSASAEVESALLSSMVTSCHYTGCVIEATI, from the coding sequence ATGGCCGGTGCCAAGAGACTTGCTCAACTGGCAAAGAAGTGGCAAAGGGTGGAAGCACTCGGGAGGAAGAGGCTCACTGTGTCAGCCAAAGAAGATCAAGGCTGCTGCAGTTCTGTACCAGCCAAGGGCCACTGTGTCATGTACACGGCCGACGGGAGGCGTTTCGAGGTGCCCTTGGTGTACCTCAGCACCACGGTCTTCGGCGAGCTCCTGAGGATGTCTCAGGAGGAGTTTGGCTTTGCAAACGAAGGCAAGATCACACTACCTTGTGATGCCGCAGTGATGGAGTATGTCATGTGCTTGCTGAGGAGAAGCGCCTCCGCCGAGGTCGAGAGTGCATTGCTCAGCTCTATGGTGACGTCCTGCCACTACACTGGCTGCGTCATTGAAGCAACAATCTGA